A stretch of Prunus dulcis chromosome 6, ALMONDv2, whole genome shotgun sequence DNA encodes these proteins:
- the LOC117632647 gene encoding probable N-acetyltransferase HLS1: MGIQEPIIRSYDGVADRGRVEDLERRCEVGPSERVFLFTDTMGDPICRIRNSPMHKMLVAELDNQLVGVIQGSIKLVTFHPNKPPPKDQAKVGYLLGLRVSPLYRRKGIGSSLVRRLEEWFVCNDVDYAYMATEKDNQASAGLFMNKFGYIKFRTPAILVNPVRYRPCRVSSGVEIAKLRIEEAEYLYRKCMASTEFFSHDIDKVLGNKLSLGTWVAYPRGDGLRVGDFGSNGDEMVPSNWAMLSVWNSGELFNLRLGKAPLSCFMYAKSWKLMDRFLPCFKLLPSMPDFFTPFGFYFMYGLHHEGPLSGKLVRNLCQFVHNMAANSSEYSSKNCKVVVTEVGGCDPVKHYIPHWKLLSCSEDLWCIKPLKNDSLHELTKTHPTKSLFVDPREV; the protein is encoded by the exons ATGGGAATTCAGGAGCCGATAATTCGAAGCTATGATGGGGTGGCTGACAGAGGCAGAGTGGAAGATCTCGAACGAAGATGCGAAGTAGGGCCATCTGAGCGTGTGTTCCTCTTCACAGATACGATGGGTGACCCCATATGTAGAATCCGAAACAGTCCGATGCACAAGATGCTG GTGGCCGAGCTGGACAACCAATTGGTCGGGGTCATCCAAGGCTCTATAAAGTTGGTCACATTTCATCCCAACAAGCCACCACCTAAAGATCAAGCCAAGGTAGGCTACCTCTTAGGCCTGAGGGTCTCGCCGCTGTACAGAAGAAAAGGGATTGGTTCGAGCCTCGTGCGTCGATTAGAAGAATGGTTCGTTTGCAATGATGTAGATTATGCATACATGGCCACGGAGAAAGATAACCAGGCCTCAGCCGGGCTTTTCATGAACAAATTTGGCTACATCAAGTTCAGGACCCCGGCTATTCTTGTGAACCCGGTTCGCTACAGGCCGTGTCGGGTGTCTTCGGGTGTCGAAATTGCAAAGCTGAGGATTGAGGAAGCTGAGTATCTGTACAGAAAGTGTATGGCTTCCACTGAGTTTTTTTCACATGACATAGATAAAGTGCTTGGAAATAAGCTGAGTTTGGGGACTTGGGTGGCTTATCCAAGAGGAGATGGGTTGAGGGTTGGAGATTTTGGGTCAAATGGTGATGAGATGGTGCCTAGCAATTGGGCCATGCTTAGTGTATGGAACAGTGGGGAGCTTTTTAACCTGAGGCTAGGGAAAGCACCCTTATCTTGCTTCATGTATGCAAAAAGTTGGAAATTGATGGATAGGTTTTTACCCTGCTTTAAATTACTGCCTTCCATGCCTGATTTTTTTACCCCTTTTGGGTTTTACTTCATGTATGGCTTGCACCATGAAGGACCCTTGTCAGGGAAATTGGTGAGGAATTTGTGCCAGTTTGTGCACAACATGGCTGCTAATAGTTCAGAGTATAGCTCTAAGAATTGCAAGGTTGTAGTGACAGAAGTTGGGGGCTGTGATCCAGTGAAACATTACATACCACATTGGAAATTGCTCTCTTGTTCTGAAGATTTGTGGTGCATAAAACCCTTGAAAAATGATAGCCTCCATGAACTGACAAAAACCCACCCAACAAAATCTCTTTTTGTAGACCCCAGAGAGGTATGA
- the LOC117631397 gene encoding zinc transporter 6, chloroplastic, with translation MAACVSDTSRTLSCRDGHAASQLKLISIIVIFITSVVGISSPVLLSRYFQGKPAYDKTTLLIKCFAAGVILSTSLVHVLPDAFSALSDCRVSSKHPWKDYPFSGLVTMVGALTALLVDLTATSHMESQPGGGHSGGHHGQYEVVPIGAKEELGGKSCCSSKLAMDVESVAGGAESNSGGVSEETSVRLKQRLVSQVLEIGIIFHSVIIGVTLGMSQNQCTIRPLVAALAFHQIFEGMGLGGCIAQAGFKLGTTAYMCFMFAVTTPMGIVLGMILFSVTGYDDRNPKALILEGLLGSLSSGVLIYMALVDLIALDFFHNKMMSSDSWLRKISFIALVLGSISMSILALWA, from the exons ATGGCCGCTTGCGTCTCGGACACTTCTCGGACCCTATCGTGCCGAGACGGGCACGCCGCCTCGCAGCTGAAGCTAATTTCGATCATCGTCATCTTCATCACGAGCGTCGTCGGAATTTCGTCGCCGGTCCTCCTATCCCGCTACTTCCAGGGAAAGCCCGCATACGACAAAACCACTCTCCTGATCAAGTGCTTCGCGGCAGGGGTCATCCTCTCAACCTCCCTCGTCCACGTGCTCCCCGACGCCTTCAGCGCGCTCTCCGACTGCCGCGTGTCCTCCAAGCACCCCTGGAAAGACTACCCCTTCTCGGGCCTCGTCACCATGGTCGGCGCCCTGACTGCGCTCCTCGTCGACCTCACGGCGACCTCCCACATGGAATCGCAGCCCGGCGGCGGACACAGCGGCGGCCACCACGGGCAATACGAGGTCGTTCCGATTGGGGCGAAGGAGGAATTGGGGGGGAAGAGTTGTTGTAGTAGTAAATTGGCGATGGATGTGGAGTCGGTGGCGGGGGGTGCGGAAAGCAATAGCGGTGGGGTAAGTGAGGAAACGTCGGTGAGGCTGAAGCAGAGGCTTGTGTCTCAGGTGTTGGAGATTGGGATTATTTTCCACTCAGTGATTATTGGGGTCACTTTGGGGATGTCACAAAATCAGTGCACCATTAGGCCTTTGGTTGCTGCGCTTGCGTTTCACCAGATCTTTGAAGGCATGGGTCTTGGGGGCTGCATTGCTCAG GCAGGATTTAAGTTGGGAACAACAGCCTACATGTGCTTCATGTTTGCAGTGACAACACCAATGGGGATAGTGTTGGGGATGATCTTATTCTCAGTGACAGGTTATGACGACAGGAACCCTAAAGCCCTAATCTTGGAGGGCTTGTTGGGCTCCTTGTCCTCTGGTGTACTTATCTACATGGCTCTCGTGGATCTTATAGCCCTTGATTTCTTCCACAACAAGATGATGAGCTCTGATTCATGGCTGCGAAAAATATCGTTCATTGCTCTTGTTCTCGGCTCTATCTCTATGTCCATCCTTGCCCTTTGGGCCTAA
- the LOC117632396 gene encoding RING-H2 finger protein ATL66-like — MASQDSKLFEWHFTDLNHSDFHIYSRGLLLLLLFISLIFTITIFSFHAYWACVGRLSTTTTTSMAANSASSMHSHGLDAATIESLPVYLHRSVVIANPNAGDIEATEIECCICLGVFEGEEKVKVLPKCHHAYHSECVDKWLSVQSSCPLCRLSLRVINSL, encoded by the coding sequence ATGGCTTCCCAAGACTCAAAACTCTTTGAGTGGCATTTCACCGACCTCAACCACTCTGACTTCCACATCTACAGCCGAGGCCTCTTGCTACTCCTCCTATTCATCTCTCTCATCTTCACCATAACCATCTTCTCGTTTCATGCTTATTGGGCTTGTGTAGGTCGTctttcaacaacaacaacaacctCCATGGCTGCAAATTCTGCGTCATCAATGCACTCACATGGGCTTGATGCTGCTACCATTGAAAGCTTGCCAGTTTATTTGCATCGGTCGGTGGTCATCGCTAACCCTAATGCCGGTGACATTGAAGCCACTGAAATTGAATGCTGTATTTGTCTTGGGGTGTTTGAAGGAGAAGAGAAGGTCAAGGTGTTACCAAAGTGCCACCATGCATATCATTCTGAGTGCGTGGACAAGTGGCTCAGCGTTCAGTCAAGCTGCCCGCTTTGTAGATTGTCCCTCCGAGTCATCAACTCTCTCTag
- the LOC117632016 gene encoding RING-H2 finger protein ATL63, giving the protein MFSPTDTQQQQQQPNNPLKQLFATIFSYDGNVLLAALVSLLLVILFVLLLHVYAKWFLAQAHHRRRRSSMTVSRVLGPNRFQHFHTFTLDPTSTNINSLSGSASSKGLDLKTISAIPLFVYKTEEEKEEERNYENGFLEMECVICLSPFEDNDVGRNLPKCGHCFHVECIDMWLGSHMNCPICRALIVTSADGIGMGIDTTSDQAVGEEESIVIDVLDSGYVENDDLVRVGVMRTDSEPTSSSSSSSSSSSPLTVGCSLKRMLSRNRPEISKVFPTTNGNDHSNQMDD; this is encoded by the coding sequence ATGTTCAGTCCCACAGACacacagcagcagcagcagcaacccAACAACCCACTCAAACAACTCTttgccaccattttctcatACGACGGCAATGTCTTGCTTGCTGCCTTGGTCTCTCTTCTTCTCGTCATTCTCTTTGTCCTCCTCCTCCATGTCTACGCAAAATGGTTCTTGGCCCAAGCTCACCACAGGCGCCGCCGCAGCTCCATGACCGTCTCCCGGGTTCTCGGCCCTAACCGATTCCAGCATTTCCACACCTTCACCTTGGACCCAACGTCAACAAACATCAACAGCCTCTCGGGCTCTGCGTCGTCGAAAGGCCTCGACTTGAAAACTATCTCTGCAATTCCTCTGTTCGTGTACAAAacagaggaggagaaggaggaggagcgAAATTACGAAAATGGGTTTTTGGAGATGGAGTGTGTGATTTGTTTGAGCCCGTTTGAGGACAACGACGTGGGGAGGAATTTGCCCAAATGTGGTCACTGTTTTCATGTCGAGTGCATCGATATGTGGCTGGGTTCACACATGAACTGCCCAATTTGCAGAGCTTTGATAGTGACCAGCGCTGATGGGATTGGGATGGGGATTGATACGACGTCGGATCAGGCGGTGGGTGAAGAAGAATCGATTGTAATTGATGTTTTGGATTCTGGGTATGTTGAAAATGATGATCTTGTTCGTGTTGGGGTGATGAGAACTGATTCTGAACCcacatcttcatcttcttcttcatcctcgTCCTCATCTCCATTAACGGTGGGTTGTTCATTGAAGAGAATGCTGAGCAGAAACAGGCCAGAAATCAGCAAGGTTTTCCCAACCACAAATGGGAATGATCACAGCAATCaaatggatgattga
- the LOC117630816 gene encoding 6-phosphofructo-2-kinase/fructose-2,6-bisphosphatase isoform X2: protein MGTGASKRTEDGWHGGEEPEEEEYLDQGGGQLYVSLKMENNFKLKKGDLFPHVFGSVPLVGSWDSSKALSMERESASMWELSFVVPPNHETLDFKFLLRPKYSNAPSVVEEGPNRQLIGGALQGDQRLALFRISSDEVLEYRVFIKADRVSPFDLAASWRAYQENLRPSAVRGIPDVSLGTVPEIGAENGSSTSLELDLEHYVVPAPSTSANSGLVYAANMTETPRSLSLTGIFTNADGSTSFSHSFKDSGASVDRHVPLKDMEVVIPDSSKLYSSSGMVESKSMGTFSPFQRQDSHRGLFVDRGVGSPRLVKSSSTSTFSTEPRSDKEKKNSMPEAAGAVAAAAVADQMLGPKEDSHLAIVLVGLPARGKTFTAAKLTRYLRWLGHDTKHFNVGKYRRLKHGANQNADFFRADNREGMEARNEVAALAFDDMVSWMQEGGQVGIFDATNSTSKRRNMLMKLAEGKCKIIFLETLCNDERIIERNIRLKIQQSPDYAEEPDFEAGLQDFKSRLAYYEKVYEPVEEGSYIKMIDMVSGHGGQIQVNTHLTPRPILLTRHGESKDNVRGRIGGDNPLSDTGEIYAKKLANFVEKRLKSERAASIWTSTLERAILTASPIVGFPKIQWRALDEIYVGVCDGMTYEEIKKNMPEEYESRMKDKLRYRYPRGESYLDVIQRLEPVIIELERQRAPVVVISHQAVLRALYAYFADRPLKEIPHIEMPLHTIIEIQMGVTGVQEKRYKLMD from the exons atgGGGACTGGTGCGTCCAAGAGGACGGAGGATGGCTGGCATGGAGGTGAGGAGCCGGAGGAGGAGGAGTATTTGGACCAAGGAGGCGGCCAGCTGTACGTGTCGTTGAAGATGGAGAACAATTTCAAGCTCAAGAAAGGCGACCTCTTTCCTCACGTCTTCGGCTCCGTCCCTCTCGTTGGCTCTTGGGATTCTTCCAAAGCT CTTTCTATGGAGCGTGAGTCGGCGTCGATGTGGGAACTGAGCTTTGTTGTTCCTCCCAACCATG AAACTTTGGATTTCAAGTTCCTTTTGAGGCCAAAGTATAGCAATGCACCTAGTGTTGTCGAGGAGGGTCCGAACCGCCAACTCATAGGAGGGGCCTTGCAAGGGGATCAAAGGCTGGCTCTATTTAGGATTAGCAGTGACGAGGTTCTTGAGTACCGGGTGTTCATTAAGGCGGATAGGGTATCTCCTTTTGATCTTGCAGCGAGTTGGAGGGCTTATCAGGAGAACCTTAGGCCTTCTGCCGTTCGCGGAATTCCTGATGTCAGTTTAGGTACAGTGCCAGAGATAGGTGCTGAG AATGGCTCTTCAACTAGTTTGGAGCTTGATCTCGAACATTATGTTGTTCCAGCTCCTTCAACTTCTGCCAATTCAGGCCTTGTTTATGCAGCTAACATGACAGAGACTCCAAGGTCATTAAGTCTTACTGGGATCTTTACTAATGCTGATGGTTCTACCAGTTTTTCACATTCCTTCAAGGATAGTGGTGCTTCAGTGGATCGACATGTACCTCTAAAG GACATGGAGGTTGTTATCCCAGATTCATCAAAGCTGTATTCTTCATCTGGGATGGTTGAATCAAAGTCAATGGGAACATTTTCACCTTTCCAAAGGCAAGACAGTCACAGGGGCCTCTTTGTAGATAGGGGTGTTGGATCTCCTAGGCTAGTGAAATCCTCTAGTACTAGTACTTTCTCTACAGAACCCAGATcggacaaagaaaaaaag AATTCAATGCCAGAAGCTGCTGGAGCTGTTGCAGCTGCAGCCGTAGCTGATCAAATGCTCGGTCCAAAGGAAGATAGTCATTTGGCAATTGTCCTG GTTGGTTTGCCAGCTCGTGGAAAAACTTTTACGGCAGCTAAACTTACAAGGTATCTCCGCTGGTTGGGTCATGATACCAAGCACTTCAATGTTGGAAAG tACCGCCGTCTTAAACATGGGGCTAATCAG AATGCTGATTTTTTCCGAGCTGACAACCGTGAAGGCATGGAGGCACGTAACGAG GTAGCAGCCCTGGCATTTGATGACATGGTTTCTTGGATGCAAGAAGGTGGCCAG GTAGGAATATTCGATGCCACAAACAGTACAAGTAAACGCAGGAACATGCTCATGAAATTGGCTGAAGGAAAATGCAAG ATTATTTTTCTGGAAACTTTATGTAATGATGAACGCATTATAGAAAGAAATATACGTCTGAAAATTCAACAAAGTCCTGACTACGCAGAAGA GCCAGATTTTGAGGCTGGATTACAGGACTTTAAAAGCCGACTGGCTTATTATGAAAAA GTTTATGAGCCAGTAGAAGAAGGATCATACATCAAAATGATTGATATGGTCAGTGGACATGGAGGGCAAATACAA GTGAATACGCATCTCACGCCCCGCCCTATATTACTTACTAGGCATGGAGAGAGTAAGGATAATGTTAGAGGCAGAATTGGAGGAGACAATCCTTTGAG TGATACTGGAGAAATTTATGCAAAGAAACTTGCTAACTTCGTTGAAAAGCGACTGAAATCAGAGCGGGCCGCTTCT ATTTGGACTAGCACGCTGGAGCGAGCAATTTTGACAGCAAGTCCCATCGTAGGATTTCCCAAG ATACAATGGCGTGCACTGGATGAGATATATGTTGGTGTGTGTGATGGAATGACGTATGAAGagataaagaaaaacatgCCAGAGGAGTATGA GTCACGTATGAAAGACAAACTGAGGTATCGGTATCCTCGTGGAGAATCTTATTTAGATGTTATCCAAAG GTTAGAGCCTGTAATCATTGAACTCGAACGACAGCGTGCGCCTGTTGTGGTTATATCTCATCAG GCTGTTTTGAGAGCATTATATGCGTACTTTGCTGATAGGCCTCTGAAAGAGATTCCACACATTGAG atgcCTCTTCATACCATAATAGAGATTCAAATGGGAGTTACAGGTGTCCAGGAGAAAAGATACAAACTCATGGACTGA
- the LOC117630816 gene encoding 6-phosphofructo-2-kinase/fructose-2,6-bisphosphatase isoform X1 has product MGTGASKRTEDGWHGGEEPEEEEYLDQGGGQLYVSLKMENNFKLKKGDLFPHVFGSVPLVGSWDSSKALSMERESASMWELSFVVPPNHETLDFKFLLRPKYSNAPSVVEEGPNRQLIGGALQGDQRLALFRISSDEVLEYRVFIKADRVSPFDLAASWRAYQENLRPSAVRGIPDVSLGTVPEIGAENGSSTSLELDLEHYVVPAPSTSANSGLVYAANMTETPRSLSLTGIFTNADGSTSFSHSFKDSGASVDRHVPLKDMEVVIPDSSKLYSSSGMVESKSMGTFSPFQRQDSHRGLFVDRGVGSPRLVKSSSTSTFSTEPRSDKEKKNSMPEAAGAVAAAAVADQMLGPKEDSHLAIVLVGLPARGKTFTAAKLTRYLRWLGHDTKHFNVGKYRRLKHGANQNADFFRADNREGMEARNEVAALAFDDMVSWMQEGGQVGIFDATNSTSKRRNMLMKLAEGKCKIIFLETLCNDERIIERNIRLKIQQSPDYAEEPDFEAGLQDFKSRLAYYEKVYEPVEEGSYIKMIDMVSGHGGQIQVNNISGYLPGRIVFFLVNTHLTPRPILLTRHGESKDNVRGRIGGDNPLSDTGEIYAKKLANFVEKRLKSERAASIWTSTLERAILTASPIVGFPKIQWRALDEIYVGVCDGMTYEEIKKNMPEEYESRMKDKLRYRYPRGESYLDVIQRLEPVIIELERQRAPVVVISHQAVLRALYAYFADRPLKEIPHIEMPLHTIIEIQMGVTGVQEKRYKLMD; this is encoded by the exons atgGGGACTGGTGCGTCCAAGAGGACGGAGGATGGCTGGCATGGAGGTGAGGAGCCGGAGGAGGAGGAGTATTTGGACCAAGGAGGCGGCCAGCTGTACGTGTCGTTGAAGATGGAGAACAATTTCAAGCTCAAGAAAGGCGACCTCTTTCCTCACGTCTTCGGCTCCGTCCCTCTCGTTGGCTCTTGGGATTCTTCCAAAGCT CTTTCTATGGAGCGTGAGTCGGCGTCGATGTGGGAACTGAGCTTTGTTGTTCCTCCCAACCATG AAACTTTGGATTTCAAGTTCCTTTTGAGGCCAAAGTATAGCAATGCACCTAGTGTTGTCGAGGAGGGTCCGAACCGCCAACTCATAGGAGGGGCCTTGCAAGGGGATCAAAGGCTGGCTCTATTTAGGATTAGCAGTGACGAGGTTCTTGAGTACCGGGTGTTCATTAAGGCGGATAGGGTATCTCCTTTTGATCTTGCAGCGAGTTGGAGGGCTTATCAGGAGAACCTTAGGCCTTCTGCCGTTCGCGGAATTCCTGATGTCAGTTTAGGTACAGTGCCAGAGATAGGTGCTGAG AATGGCTCTTCAACTAGTTTGGAGCTTGATCTCGAACATTATGTTGTTCCAGCTCCTTCAACTTCTGCCAATTCAGGCCTTGTTTATGCAGCTAACATGACAGAGACTCCAAGGTCATTAAGTCTTACTGGGATCTTTACTAATGCTGATGGTTCTACCAGTTTTTCACATTCCTTCAAGGATAGTGGTGCTTCAGTGGATCGACATGTACCTCTAAAG GACATGGAGGTTGTTATCCCAGATTCATCAAAGCTGTATTCTTCATCTGGGATGGTTGAATCAAAGTCAATGGGAACATTTTCACCTTTCCAAAGGCAAGACAGTCACAGGGGCCTCTTTGTAGATAGGGGTGTTGGATCTCCTAGGCTAGTGAAATCCTCTAGTACTAGTACTTTCTCTACAGAACCCAGATcggacaaagaaaaaaag AATTCAATGCCAGAAGCTGCTGGAGCTGTTGCAGCTGCAGCCGTAGCTGATCAAATGCTCGGTCCAAAGGAAGATAGTCATTTGGCAATTGTCCTG GTTGGTTTGCCAGCTCGTGGAAAAACTTTTACGGCAGCTAAACTTACAAGGTATCTCCGCTGGTTGGGTCATGATACCAAGCACTTCAATGTTGGAAAG tACCGCCGTCTTAAACATGGGGCTAATCAG AATGCTGATTTTTTCCGAGCTGACAACCGTGAAGGCATGGAGGCACGTAACGAG GTAGCAGCCCTGGCATTTGATGACATGGTTTCTTGGATGCAAGAAGGTGGCCAG GTAGGAATATTCGATGCCACAAACAGTACAAGTAAACGCAGGAACATGCTCATGAAATTGGCTGAAGGAAAATGCAAG ATTATTTTTCTGGAAACTTTATGTAATGATGAACGCATTATAGAAAGAAATATACGTCTGAAAATTCAACAAAGTCCTGACTACGCAGAAGA GCCAGATTTTGAGGCTGGATTACAGGACTTTAAAAGCCGACTGGCTTATTATGAAAAA GTTTATGAGCCAGTAGAAGAAGGATCATACATCAAAATGATTGATATGGTCAGTGGACATGGAGGGCAAATACAA GTGAATAATATCAGTGGCTATCTTCCTGGACGAATTGTTTTTTTCCTG GTGAATACGCATCTCACGCCCCGCCCTATATTACTTACTAGGCATGGAGAGAGTAAGGATAATGTTAGAGGCAGAATTGGAGGAGACAATCCTTTGAG TGATACTGGAGAAATTTATGCAAAGAAACTTGCTAACTTCGTTGAAAAGCGACTGAAATCAGAGCGGGCCGCTTCT ATTTGGACTAGCACGCTGGAGCGAGCAATTTTGACAGCAAGTCCCATCGTAGGATTTCCCAAG ATACAATGGCGTGCACTGGATGAGATATATGTTGGTGTGTGTGATGGAATGACGTATGAAGagataaagaaaaacatgCCAGAGGAGTATGA GTCACGTATGAAAGACAAACTGAGGTATCGGTATCCTCGTGGAGAATCTTATTTAGATGTTATCCAAAG GTTAGAGCCTGTAATCATTGAACTCGAACGACAGCGTGCGCCTGTTGTGGTTATATCTCATCAG GCTGTTTTGAGAGCATTATATGCGTACTTTGCTGATAGGCCTCTGAAAGAGATTCCACACATTGAG atgcCTCTTCATACCATAATAGAGATTCAAATGGGAGTTACAGGTGTCCAGGAGAAAAGATACAAACTCATGGACTGA
- the LOC117629664 gene encoding protein CHUP1, chloroplastic, with translation MPEEDENAEIITFLKKELEDSLEKKGSLEKENHDLRQEVARLKAQITSLKAHNSERKSVLWKKFQNSMENNYTDASQQKQSAFVDISEQSPAKEKMCPRPDNTESQATKERPARLPTNAPPPPRPPPISPKEMKENKGLSAPAPPPPPPPSKSLLGSKGVRRVPEVIELYRSLTRKDPHMENKANPAGVHVFALTKNMIGEIENRSSYLSAIKSEVETQAEFINFLISEVESAKFTNIADVEAFVNWLDRQLSSLVDERAVLKHFPQWPERKADTLREAACNYRDLRNLKSEVTSFEDNMKEPMILALRRMEALQDRLERSVSSAERTRESASKKYRDFQIPWEWMLDSGLMGQMKLSSLRLAKEYMKRIIKEVQSSDCSREDNLLLKGVRFAFRVHQFAGGFNSETVLTFEELKKIGTNSSRNGTL, from the exons ATGccagaagaagatgaaaatgcAGAGATCATCACCTTCCTCAAGAAAGAACTCGAAGACTCTCTCGAAAAGAAGGGTTCATTGGAGAAAGAAAATCATGATCTCAGACAAGAAGTTGCCCGTCTCAAAGCTCAAATAACTTCCCTCAAAGCACACAACAGTGAGAGAAAATCTGTTCTCTGGAAGAAGTTTCAGAACTCTATGGAGAACAATTATACTGACGCATCTCAACAGAAACAATCAGCTTTTGTAGATATATCAGAGCAAAGTCCAGCCAAAGAGAAAATGTGTCCAAGACCAGACAACACAGAATCTCAAGCCACAAAGGAAAGGCCAGCAAGATTACCAACCAAcgcaccaccaccaccaaggcctcctccaatttcaCCCAAGGAGATGAAAGAGAATAAAGGGCTATCAGCACCAGCACCGCCACCTCCGCCTCCGCCCTCAAAATCACTCCTCGGATCAAAAGGAGTCCGCCGTGTGCCAGAAGTAATTGAGCTGTACCGTTCACTTACAAGGAAAGATCCACACATGGAGAACAAAGCCAACCCTGCAGGAGTTCATGTTTTTGCTCTTACCAAGAACATGATCGGAGAAATCGAAAACCGTTCATCTTATCTTTCAGCT ATAAAGTCAGAGGTCGAAACACAAGCAGAGTTCATCAATTTCCTGATCAGTGAGGTTGAGTCTGCAAAATTTACAAACATTGCTGATGTAGAAGCATTTGTAAACTGGCTGGACCGGCAGCTGTCTTCCTTGGTTGATGAGAGGGCAGTGCTTAAACATTTCCCGCAGTGGCCGGAACGAAAAGCGGACACACTGCGGGAAGCTGCTTGCAACTACAGAGACCTCAGAAATCTGAAATCTGAAGTCACATCATTTGAAGACAACATGAAAGAGCCAATGATCCTTGCTCTAAGAAGAATGGAAGCATTACAAGACAG GTTGGAAAGAAGTGTTAGCAGTGCAGAGAGGACAAGAGAGAGTGCCAGCAAGAAATACAGAGATTTTCAGATCCCATGGGAATGGATGCTAGACTCAGGGCTGATGGGGCAG ATGAAATTAAGTTCACTAAGGCTAGCCAAGGAGTACATGAAAAGGATTATCAAGGAAGTTCAGTCTAGTGACTGCTCAAGAGAAGATAATCTTTTGCTTAAAGGAGTCCGGTTCGCTTTCCGGGTACACCAG TTTGCAGGTGGTTTCAATTCGGAGACCGTACTTACATTTGAGGAACTGAAGAAGATAGGCACGAATAGTAGCAGAAATGGCACGCTTTAG